A genomic window from Oryctolagus cuniculus chromosome 12, mOryCun1.1, whole genome shotgun sequence includes:
- the PEX11A gene encoding peroxisomal membrane protein 11A isoform X1 translates to MDAFTRFTNQTQGRDRLFRATQYTCMLLTYLLEPKAGKEEVVTKLKKLESSVSTGRKWFRLGNVVHAVQATEQSIRATDPVPRLCLTLANLNRVIYFVCDTVLWVKSVGLASGINKDTWRRRAARHYCCFLLLSLVRDVYEISLQMGRVARDRAKREKTSSRDPPAYSVADEETEWLQSFLLLLFRSLKRHPPLLLDTVKNFCDILIPLDQLGIYKSNAGVIGLGGLVSSVAGIITVAYPQMKLRTR, encoded by the exons ATGGACGCCTTCACCCGCTTCACCAACCAGACGCAGGGCCGGGACCGCCTCTTCAG AGCCACTCAGTACACATGCATGTTGCTTACATATTTGTTAGAGCCTAAGGCTGGCAAAGAGGAGGTGGTCACGAAGCTCAAGAAACTGGAGTCCAGTGTGAGCACTGGCCGTAAAT GGTTCAGGCTCGGCAACGTGGTACACGCTGTCCAGGCGACCGAGCAGAGCATCCGGGCCACCGACCCAGTGCCTCGCCTGTGCCTGACGTTAGCCAACCTGAACCGCGTGATTTACTTCGTCTGTGACACTGTCCTCTGGGTGAAGAGCGTAGGTCTCGCCTCCGGCATCAACAAAGACACGTGGCGACGACGGGCCGCCCGCCACTACTGCTGTTTCCTCCTGCTGAGCCTGGTCAGGGACGTGTATGAAATCTCCCTGCAGATGGGGCGGGTTGCACGCGACAGAGCCAAGAGGGAGAAAACGTCCTCCCGGGATCCCCCTGCCTACAGCGTGGCGGACGAGGAGACAGAGTGGCTGcagtccttcctcctcctcctattccgGTCCCTGAAGCGCCACCCGCCCCTGCTCCTCGACACAGTGAAGAACTTCTGTGACATCCTGATCCCCCTGGACCAGCTGGGGATCTATAAGTCCAACGCAGGTGTCATCGGGCTCGGGGGGCTCGTGTCCTCGGTGGCCGGCATCATCACTGTGGCGTATCCTCAGATGAAGCTCAGGACCCGCTAG
- the PEX11A gene encoding peroxisomal membrane protein 11A isoform X2 yields MGRVARDRAKREKTSSRDPPAYSVADEETEWLQSFLLLLFRSLKRHPPLLLDTVKNFCDILIPLDQLGIYKSNAGVIGLGGLVSSVAGIITVAYPQMKLRTR; encoded by the coding sequence ATGGGGCGGGTTGCACGCGACAGAGCCAAGAGGGAGAAAACGTCCTCCCGGGATCCCCCTGCCTACAGCGTGGCGGACGAGGAGACAGAGTGGCTGcagtccttcctcctcctcctattccgGTCCCTGAAGCGCCACCCGCCCCTGCTCCTCGACACAGTGAAGAACTTCTGTGACATCCTGATCCCCCTGGACCAGCTGGGGATCTATAAGTCCAACGCAGGTGTCATCGGGCTCGGGGGGCTCGTGTCCTCGGTGGCCGGCATCATCACTGTGGCGTATCCTCAGATGAAGCTCAGGACCCGCTAG
- the WDR93 gene encoding WD repeat-containing protein 93 isoform X10: MATPKGGRTLKRKPPVSTPKGPLEVPVPTEKDWPEDHDADYVLKDPDQELESLPQPFRMISKLVNLLFEQTWEAIEERDALREAERNRVQPTVYPPVAEIQLNKIPNCMAISQDYLFIGGAKGFSIYNLYNAKRIYVWEKFKVDVTSIWATDLGSEMLIAPVDELGIIRLFYLYKDGLFLIKAINEADDASKQSTCIKMELSQGGDFAAFLLQGKISQRRFRPAVSPGQLQSPTEAFL; the protein is encoded by the exons ATGGCAACCCCCAAGGGAGGTCGGACTCTGAAAAGGAAGCCGCCTGTTTCCACACCAAAGGGACCCCTGGAGGTGCCAGTGCCCACGGAGAAGGACTGGCCTGAGGACCATGACGCAGATTACGTCCTCAAGGACCcggatcaggagctggagtccCTGCCCCAGCCTTTTCGGATGATCAGCAAGCTGGTGAACCTTCTGTTCGAGCAGACTTGGGAAGCTATTGAGGAGAGGGACGCGCTGAGGGAAGCCGAGCGCAACCGGGTGCAGCCCACCGTGTACCCTCCTGTCGCAGAGATTCAG cTCAACAAAATACCCAATTGTATGGCTATTTCCCAAGACTATCTGTTTATTGGAGGAGCCAAAGGATTCTCCATCTATAATCTGTACAATGCTAAACGAATATATGTGTGGGAGAAGTTTAAGGTTGATGTCACTTCCATCTGGGCCACGGATCTGGGGAGCGAGATGCTCATTGCTCCGGTGGATGAACTGG gTATCATTAGACTGTTTTATTTGTACAAGGATGGTCTTTTCCTAATCAAAGCCATTAATGAAGCG GATGACGCCAGCAAGCAGTCCACCTGTATAAAGATGGAGCTCTCGCAAGGAGGGGACTTCGCAGCCTTCCTTCTGCAAGGCAAGATCAGCCAGAGGCGATTCAGACCCGCAGTCTCTCCCGGACAGCTGCAGTCCCCTACCGAAGCTTTCCTGTAG